A single Denticeps clupeoides chromosome 7, fDenClu1.1, whole genome shotgun sequence DNA region contains:
- the LOC114793437 gene encoding ATP synthase F(0) complex subunit C2, mitochondrial-like produces the protein MYACAKFVTSPAVLRSGSRVLARPVSVSIFGRPEARSEQALLPVSETSVLSVTRGFQTSAVSRDIDTAAKFIGAGAATVGVAGSGAGIGTVFGSLIIGYARNPSLKQQLFSYAILGFALSEAMGLFCLMVAFLILFAM, from the exons ATGTACGCCTGTGCTAAGTTTGTCACCTCACCTGCTGTG CTGCGCAGTGGGTCCAGAGTCCTGGCCCGGCCCGTGTCAGTGTCCATCTTCGGCAGACCTGAAGCCAGAAGTGAGCAG GCCCTGTTGCCCGTAAGTGAGACCTCGGTCCTCAGTGTGACACGGGGGTTCCAGACCAGCGCTGTGTCTCGAGATATCGACACTGCAGCCAAATTCATTGGTGCTGGTGCTGCAACAGTCGGAGTGGCAGGATCAGGAGCTGGAATTGGAACAGTTTTTGGCAGCCTCATCATTGGTTATGCCAG GAACCCCTCCTTGAAGCAGCAGCTCTTCTCTTATGCCATTTTGGGCTTTGCTCTGTCTGAAGCCATGGGGCTCTTCTGTCTCATGGTGGCTTTCCTTATCCTGTTCGCCATGTAA